In the Euphorbia lathyris chromosome 5, ddEupLath1.1, whole genome shotgun sequence genome, one interval contains:
- the LOC136229490 gene encoding uncharacterized protein isoform X2 yields the protein MEAKRSSSVSIIHNATIVTMDACSRVFRIGGIVIDQDEIKAVGQSADILAQFSSVADQIIDLHGQFLLPGFINTHVHTSQQLGRGIADDVDLMTWLHSRIWPYESNMTELDSYISTLLCGIELIHSGVTCFAEAGGQYVSAMARAVEELGLRACLTESIMDAGEGLPPTWAARTTEDCIQSQKKLYEKHHNTADGRIRIWLGIRQIMNSTDRLLLETRETAEELKTGIHMHVSEIAYENNVVMNTRKVEYGTVTYLKKIDFLQKNLLAAHTVWVNNTEIDFLSRSGVKVSHCPASAMRMLGFAPIKEMLESGICVSLGTDGAPSNNRMSMVDEMYLASLINKGREVFANGTTNPTALPAETILKMATINGAKTVLWDDEIGSIEIGKKADLVVINPSSWTMIPIHDCISSLVYCMRTENIVSVMCNGKWIMKDKKILTVNEG from the exons ATGGAGGCGAAGAGAAGCAGCTCAGTGTCGATTATCCACAATGCTACAATTGTTACAATGGATGCTTGCAGCCGAGTTTTCAGAATCGGCGGAATTGTTATCGATCAAGATGAAATCAAAGCCGTTGGTCAATCTGCCGATATTCTTGCCCAATTCTCCTCCGTCGCCGACCAAATCATCGATCTCCACGGCCAATTCTTGCTCCCCG GATTCATCAACACTCATGTTCACACCTCGCAGCAGCTCGGCAGAGGGATAGCTGACGATGTGGATTTAATGACTTGGTTGCACAGTCGGATTTGGCCGTACGAATCTAATATGACGGAGCTAGATTCTTATATTTCTACTTTGCTTTGTGGAATCGAACTCATCCACTCCGGT GTTACTTGCTTTGCTGAGGCAGGAGGACAATATGTTTCTGCAATggctcgagcagttgaagaattGGGATTGCGAGCTTGCTTAACTGAGTCTATAATGGACGCCGGTGAAGGTTTACCTCCGACTTGGGCAGCTCGGACCACAGAAGATTGCATTCAG TCTCAAAAGAAGCTTTATGAGAAGCATCATAATACTGCGGATGGGCGCATTCGGATATGGCTTGGAATCAGGCAAATTATGAATTCTACTGATCGCCTACTGCTTGAAACTAGAGAAACAGCCGAGGAACTGAAAACTGGAATCCATATG CATGTCTCAGAGATAGCTTATGAGAATAATGTCGTCATGAATACACGAAAAGTTGAATATGGGACTGTCACATACTTGAAGAAGATAGACTTCCTACAAAAGAACTTGCTTGCTGCCCACACAGTTTGGGTGAACAATACTGAG ATTGATTTTCTTTCAAGATCCGGGGTCAAGGTATCTCATTGTCCAGCTTCAGCAATGCGAATGCTTGGGTTTGCACCTATTAAAGAGATGCTTGAATCTGGCATTTGTGTGTCCTTGGGAACCGATGGAGCACCATCAAATAATAGAATGAGCATGG TGGATGAGATGTATCTAGCTTCTTTGATTAACAAAGGAAGGGAAGTTTTTGCCAATGGAACAACTAATCCTACAGCTCTCCCAGCTGAAACAATTCTCAAAATGGCAACCATAAATGGTGCAAAAACTGTACTATGGGATGATGAAATAGGATCAATCGAGATCGGGAAAAAG GCTGACTTGGTAGTGATCAATCCGAGCTCGTGGACTATGATTCCAATTCATGACTG CATTTCAAGCCTTGTTTACTGCATGCGAACAGAGAATATCGTCTCAGTGATGTGCAATGGCAAGTGGATTATGAAGGACAAGAAGATCTTGACTGTAAACGAG GGGTAA
- the LOC136229490 gene encoding uncharacterized protein isoform X1: MEAKRSSSVSIIHNATIVTMDACSRVFRIGGIVIDQDEIKAVGQSADILAQFSSVADQIIDLHGQFLLPGFINTHVHTSQQLGRGIADDVDLMTWLHSRIWPYESNMTELDSYISTLLCGIELIHSGVTCFAEAGGQYVSAMARAVEELGLRACLTESIMDAGEGLPPTWAARTTEDCIQSQKKLYEKHHNTADGRIRIWLGIRQIMNSTDRLLLETRETAEELKTGIHMHVSEIAYENNVVMNTRKVEYGTVTYLKKIDFLQKNLLAAHTVWVNNTEIDFLSRSGVKVSHCPASAMRMLGFAPIKEMLESGICVSLGTDGAPSNNRMSMVDEMYLASLINKGREVFANGTTNPTALPAETILKMATINGAKTVLWDDEIGSIEIGKKADLVVINPSSWTMIPIHDCISSLVYCMRTENIVSVMCNGKWIMKDKKILTVNEEEVISMAKEASSELLKRAGIRIPSRMNIL, from the exons ATGGAGGCGAAGAGAAGCAGCTCAGTGTCGATTATCCACAATGCTACAATTGTTACAATGGATGCTTGCAGCCGAGTTTTCAGAATCGGCGGAATTGTTATCGATCAAGATGAAATCAAAGCCGTTGGTCAATCTGCCGATATTCTTGCCCAATTCTCCTCCGTCGCCGACCAAATCATCGATCTCCACGGCCAATTCTTGCTCCCCG GATTCATCAACACTCATGTTCACACCTCGCAGCAGCTCGGCAGAGGGATAGCTGACGATGTGGATTTAATGACTTGGTTGCACAGTCGGATTTGGCCGTACGAATCTAATATGACGGAGCTAGATTCTTATATTTCTACTTTGCTTTGTGGAATCGAACTCATCCACTCCGGT GTTACTTGCTTTGCTGAGGCAGGAGGACAATATGTTTCTGCAATggctcgagcagttgaagaattGGGATTGCGAGCTTGCTTAACTGAGTCTATAATGGACGCCGGTGAAGGTTTACCTCCGACTTGGGCAGCTCGGACCACAGAAGATTGCATTCAG TCTCAAAAGAAGCTTTATGAGAAGCATCATAATACTGCGGATGGGCGCATTCGGATATGGCTTGGAATCAGGCAAATTATGAATTCTACTGATCGCCTACTGCTTGAAACTAGAGAAACAGCCGAGGAACTGAAAACTGGAATCCATATG CATGTCTCAGAGATAGCTTATGAGAATAATGTCGTCATGAATACACGAAAAGTTGAATATGGGACTGTCACATACTTGAAGAAGATAGACTTCCTACAAAAGAACTTGCTTGCTGCCCACACAGTTTGGGTGAACAATACTGAG ATTGATTTTCTTTCAAGATCCGGGGTCAAGGTATCTCATTGTCCAGCTTCAGCAATGCGAATGCTTGGGTTTGCACCTATTAAAGAGATGCTTGAATCTGGCATTTGTGTGTCCTTGGGAACCGATGGAGCACCATCAAATAATAGAATGAGCATGG TGGATGAGATGTATCTAGCTTCTTTGATTAACAAAGGAAGGGAAGTTTTTGCCAATGGAACAACTAATCCTACAGCTCTCCCAGCTGAAACAATTCTCAAAATGGCAACCATAAATGGTGCAAAAACTGTACTATGGGATGATGAAATAGGATCAATCGAGATCGGGAAAAAG GCTGACTTGGTAGTGATCAATCCGAGCTCGTGGACTATGATTCCAATTCATGACTG CATTTCAAGCCTTGTTTACTGCATGCGAACAGAGAATATCGTCTCAGTGATGTGCAATGGCAAGTGGATTATGAAGGACAAGAAGATCTTGACTGTAAACGAG